The region TGGAGAAGGCCAGTATTCCCTTGCGTCCCGCGGAATACGGTTTAGTCGTACTTTTGGGTGCGGGGATTGTTGCAATTGCATTGAACATGGTATTGGGTGCACCCACCTTCATCAGTATCTCCTTAGCAATGGCCGCGGCGCCTTTTGGATCAAAACTTTTTCTCCGATCCAGAAGAAAAATTTACGTCCAGAGAATCGATGGACAATTGTCAGAGGCTTGTCGATTGCTGAGCAGTGCTGCCAGAGCTGGACTTTCCATCCCTCAAGGTTTGGAATTGGTAGTAAGGGAGTTACCGCCGCCGATTAAAAACGAACTTTACACTGTGGTGAAAGAAGTTCAATTGGGGAGAGATCTCGAAGGGGCTTTAAAAGATCTATTGAATCGGGTTAACAGCAAGGATATGCAAGTTTTTGTCAATGCTCTCATTATTCAAAGGAGAGCTGGCGGAGATTTGGCTCGGGTTTTAAGTGAAATGGCGAGAACGATGGAAGAAAGAAAAATTATTCACCAAACTATTCAAGCGGCGACTGCACAATCGCGTTACTCCGCTTATATGTTGCCCGTTGTCTCTCTATTGGTTGTGTTTGTACTGAGCAAGATGATGGAAGGATTTGATCAGCTGTTTACACACCCCTTTGGAATCGTCGTATTGGTGATTTTTGTGCTTCTTCAAGTCATCGGGGTTTTGGTGGTAAGGAAGATTGCGGATATACGAGTATAAGAAGGTGCTGACATGGATAGCACGTTGGTGTTGCTAGTCTTTACATCATGGGTATGTTGGGTAGCGGCAAGCTATCATTACTATTCATATCGAAAGAAGCAACAAGAAGTATTGGACCACTTAGAATCTTATCACTTGCCCAACACGGTTTTTACGAAAAAAAAATCGTGGATA is a window of Polycladomyces subterraneus DNA encoding:
- a CDS encoding type II secretion system F family protein, translated to MIVALLGGGSVFFALLALYSFITLRGERGEISNRISKWLSQQTVTKSWSDELVDKLDRLEMMKKLEPELEKASIPLRPAEYGLVVLLGAGIVAIALNMVLGAPTFISISLAMAAAPFGSKLFLRSRRKIYVQRIDGQLSEACRLLSSAARAGLSIPQGLELVVRELPPPIKNELYTVVKEVQLGRDLEGALKDLLNRVNSKDMQVFVNALIIQRRAGGDLARVLSEMARTMEERKIIHQTIQAATAQSRYSAYMLPVVSLLVVFVLSKMMEGFDQLFTHPFGIVVLVIFVLLQVIGVLVVRKIADIRV